The Brevinematales bacterium region TGCAGGAAATTCTTAACCCCGTCGAACGCGTTATACCAGTCCCCGGAGCGGTACTTCAGGATAACGAAGTCGAACGGCCATAGCAGTACGGGTAATAGAATGAATAGCGACAATAAAACTCGTTTCATGCGCGCTCCGGGAGTATTATAGCATGGTTTCCCCGTTTTTAAAAATATACGGTTTATAGTTGAAAGTCAAGCGGTTTTATTTTAAAGTATATCAGTTGACCGGAATGATGAAAATATATTTTGGCGGGTAAATAAAATTTCATGTTTGAGCGGAAATTCCGGTATTATGTATAGATTGCATCTATTGCGCGGGGAAATATCCCGTGTATTCGGGACGGTTTTTCCCGGCGGGAACGGATGTTAATAATAAATTGGGAATCTAAAATATATCAGTTAATATATTTGAAAGTTAAGGTTTTCCATGTTAACCTATTTAAATAGTAGTCATTAAACTGATTGGAGGTTGTGATGTTAAGAAGAGTTTTTGCGGTTTCCGGGGTAATCATGGTGTCGTTTTTCCTTTCGTTCTGCGCCGGGGTAATTGAGGCTCCCGCGGACGATATGCCGTCCGGGATATGGATGACCGTGCCGTCCTCGCTGGATGACGGGGGAACTGCGATGAGTCCTACGTCAGCGGCTTCTAATAATTCCAATGAAGGGCCGGCATATGAGCATATTAAATCTTATGTACGCGCCGCGAAGATTCTGTGCGCATACGGCGACCAGATAGTTGCCGCCCTGCGCGCGAACTGGACGTATATGCAGAATCATAAGGGCACGCTTGTTGCGATTAACTCTAATGCATGGGTATTTATGAACGATCAGGTTGGCGGCGGGTATTACCTCTATTACGGTACCAATGCCGCGGAGACTAATATCTATTTCGACTGGACGGGTACGGCGGGGGCATACAAGGGTAAATTAGTATTATTCCTCGACGGGACGAACGATGTCCCGATTCAGGCAGTCGGGTTCTATGACCAGACGCTCGCGGATCGCCAGTTGGAGATTTACGCGAAGTACGACGGTACCGGCGTATGGTATATCACCAACGTCTATGTCAAACTGACGGAGTTATCGCCCGGCGAGATTAAGGTGCAGGCGATGGCCGAATACGACAGGCCATACCCGATGGCGTGGCAGTTACAGGGCTACGGTAAGACCGACAGTGACGGCGGCGCGATTGCTTACGCAACGGGAATCACCAATATTGATACGACGGAGTACTTCGGTACGAACTATATCTATAGCGAGTATTTTAATTCGTTCGGCTATACTACATGGAAACAGGGTGTGTGCGATCTGTACTATACGAATACCGGGACATTGTATTCAAATAGTTTTGTCGATCCTAATGAAAGTTATACCAATGGTACTAAACCCGCGAGCATCGAAGGTATTATTACCAATATCGCGCGTTTGGCGGATAGCGATTATCCCGTCCTGAACTTACCTTAGAATATCGATTAATCTCTATAACGGGGCTGCTTTCGGGCGGCCCCGTTTTTTAAGGGCGGTTCCAAAAACTATTGATATTTATAACAATAGTATTTATAATTCTTTATAACACGCCCAATGGTCACTTCCTTGTCCTCTTTTCCTTTATAATTTGGTGGAAAAGAGGGTTATTAGAAGTGACCTTAATAAGATGTAAGGTAGGGGTCATCTTAGGACAGCCCCGTTTTAAAAGTAATATTTAGGAAAACAATGTGAAGGGCGTATAGGTAAACATTTGAATAACGCATATCCCTGTCACTGCGAGCGGCCGGAGGGAGTGACGCAGTCAGTCTAACTCATACGCTGAAAAGGATGCGGATTTCTTCGTTAATTCCGCGGATCAACTCGGAATGTTAATCCCTGTTTTCAACATGCCTTTTAAAGAAGTCCTTTTTATTGATAATTCCCCCGTTTTCGGCTAAAATATCCCATCGCTTTATCCGGGAAACGCTATGCAGGAATATTCGAAAAAACTTCGTCCGCCGCTCGATGTATGGAAGGAATCGCTTCTCAAGGTAAAATTCAATATTTGCAGGCTGGACTGCGAACGCTTCTGGAAATCCGCTCCCGGTAAAACACATGCTTCGAATAAAAGTGAGATGCCTGTATCGGGCGACGTCGGGATACTGACGGGATTCGAACGGGAGTTCTACCTGCGGCAGACATACGGTAAAGGTAAAATAGGCTGGATGAAGCGGCGGCGTTTCGAATCGGACTTCAAGCGCCACCGACGGAAGTATCCGCCCTTAATCAAAATTGAAAGTCTTCAGATAGATAACCTTAACCCCGCCGCGCCGGGGAATTCCCTCGATAAGACGCTGATACCGGGATATTTCCGCGAACTGAAGACGCCGGACGGCGCATACTTTATCAACCTCTTCGGCGCGCCGGTCGAACCGGTTACCCCGCTTCTGCAGGAGATTGTCAACGAGCTCAAGCGTCTCACCGACAGCCTCGACCCGTCGGGAGAGAAACGCGAGCGGCTGACGCTTTACCTGCAGGATACGAAATGGCTCGGGGAGATCGCGCAATTTCTGAGAAAAATATATGCATACGCGGAGCAGAACCGTTTCGCGCACCTGAAGTCCGGCCACCTCGTGGCTTTCATGTGCGGCGCGCGGATATTCGCCGAAGACCTGCTCGCCGAGCTTCGCGAGATGGGGTTCGCGGCGGTCAGCGTGCAATCACCCTTGCCGCTGTACACCCTCGTGGACACGTTCGCGAAACGCGCCGGGGACATTCTGAACGATCTCCTGATCGACCTAGTCATGCCGCTGGCCGAGGGAGCGGGATGGAAGGTGTCGGTCGAGAAGGGGCGGACGGTGTTCGACGAGCCGGAAACGATAGAACGCGGGTTTTTCTCGTCGGTCGTGGATTTTTTCCTGCGCCTTCTCGGCAGGGATAAAGATAAAGAAACCAAGCCCGCGTCGAACATACCGGATTCTAAAAAAGACGCGCCGGTAAATATCCCGTCCCAGCCGCGGGTTCAGGTGATCGAGAGCGGGCTTTTTTCCGACCTCGCGGGAATGCTCGGTAAATTCGCGGAGGAGCTTCACGGCGACCTCGCGCCGGAGGAGAACGAGAAAGGGGAAGTAACCGATTATCATGCGATGTTCGACCAGATGGACATTCCCGCGGCCGAACGCAAGATCGAGCTCAGCACGCATATTCTGCGCGGACGGATGCCCGGCGTCGATCCTCTCGACCCTCATTATAAAGACCAGATCATCGTACAATCGACCTATTGGCTATACGACCGGATCAACGATCTCCTCGCGCCGTACCATATCGGGAGCGAAGGTATCCCGATCGACGATGCGCGGCGTTTTTCCGATGCGGTGCGCGACCTTTTCCTGACCCCGCGTCACGAGTTGAACGAAGCCCTGCAGTACGGGAACTTTCCGCAGTTCCGCATCAATATACGCCGACTGTTCTCCTCGAACACCCAGCACGATAAATACTTCGGCATCATCAAACAAGTATCCGACCAGTTGAATAAAGCGCGCGATTATCTCCTGAGCGAGGAGAAAAAGAATGCATCTCATAAAAATAGCAAATCCTGACATCGGCATCATCGTAAGTATTGACGACGGCCGGATTACCCGAATCGAGACCGGCGCCGGGGGTTTTCCCGACGAGTACGGCCCGGCGGTCGAAACGGTCTACAGGCAGTTCAGGGATTACCTCGACCGGAAAAACTTCGCCTTCGACCTGGTATACGACGAACGCGGGCTGACCGGATTTCAAAAAACGGTCTACCGCGAACTTGAGAAAATTCCAGCCGGGCAAACGGTGACCTATTCCGGGCTGGCCGAACGTATCGGCGGAAAGAACCGCGCCCGGGCTGTCGCGCGCGCTCTCGCGGCAAACCCGTTCCCGGTAGCGGTGCCGTGCCATCGGGTCGTCGGCATACGCGGGCTCGGAGGATACTCCGGAGGGTTCGAGACAGTCCGCGACCCGGTCAGGGGGTTGGTCTATAAGGTGCGCCTGCTTCGCCATGAAGGGGTGGAACTCCCCGGATTTTCGGCCTACGCCCGGTGAGCGGCGAACTTTATACCGGGCTGAATCAGTTCCTTCAGGATCGTTACGGCGAACGGGTGTACCGGGTATCGGTGGACGCGGGGTTCACATGCCCGAACCGCGACGGGACGAAGGGCAGTGGCGGATGCGTTTACTGCAACGAGTCCGGGTCGAGGGCGGGGTATGCCGTGCCGGAAATCCCTGTCGCGGAACAGCTCCGCCGGGGGAAGGAAATTATCGCCCGGATGTACGGCGCCCGGAAATTCATCGCATACTTCCAGCCCTATACGAACACCTACGGCGTACCGCTCGAAACTCTCGAACATCTCTATAGAAGCGCGCTCTCGGAACCGGATATCGCGGGTATCGCGATAGGGACCCGTCCCGATGCGGTCAGCCCCGCGATCATCGATCTCCTCGCGGATATCGCGCGTGAACGGCTTGTTATCCTCGAGTACGGCGCGCAGTCGATGCGCGACGATGTGCTGGAACGGATCAACCGGCGGCATACTGTCGCGGACACGGAGGCGGCGTTCGGGATATCGCGCGGAAAGGGAATCCACCTCGCGGCGCACCTGATATTCGGCCTGCCGGGCGAAACAGCCGCCGATATGCTTGCGGGCGCGATGCGGCTAGTCGAACTGGGCGCGGACGGGTTTAAATTCCACCACCTTTATATCGAGAAAAATACCCGCGCGGAACTGATGTATACCGCGGGAGAGATGGCTGTGCAAAGCAGGGACGAGTATGTCGAAATCCTATGCGCGGTGATCGGGCGTCTGCCGGAACGGATAGTCCTGCACCGGTTGTTCGGGCAATGCGCCCCGGAGACTCTGGCCGCCCCTGAGTGGACGCTCGACAAGAATGGAAACCTCGACACTCTGCGGAAGGTTCTACGGGAACGCGGTATCCGCCAGGGAATAAACGCCTAGAGATATACCACCGCGATATCCATGAAAATCGCCACCATCCCGTGGAGAAGCATCGCATACCAGAACGTGCGGGTCTCGAGCGAGAGGATGCTCAGGAAAATCCCCGCGACAAACGAACCGATGACCTCGGGAAGGGGCTTGCCGTAGTGCATCAGCACGAACGGGAGCAAGCCGATCAGGATCGCGCCAGGCCTGCCGAACTTCTCCTCATAGGGAAAGACCATGAAGGAGTGATAGAAAAATTCCCATCCGATGAAGTAGCTGAAATAGGCGAGCTCGAAGATGACGAAGACGCGGATATTGGTCGCGGCGTATTTCGCGAACGGGTAATATTGCTTGAAGTCGGGGAACAGCTTGACCGCGATGGTGATTACGACCGCCATCAGGACGAACGCCCCCAAGAGGAGCGGGATACCGATCTTCGGTTTATTGAACGTGAGGCCGAATTTTTTAAATACGTTCTTTCCCTCGATAATCAGCCCGCCGATAAACGGGATCAGGAACAGATACGCGAAGGAAGAGATAAACCACATCATGTAACGCCAGTAATCGGATTCACCCGGGCTCATGGGAGTGACGCCGAAAATATTTTTCAGCAGAAAAGAATGGGCGTTCTCATCAAACGAAAGAAACTTATAGATGATGATAGCGAGAACAGCGATGGTTAAATATAGGAGTTCTTTTGTCAGATAGGGTTTAATGAATGATAGTTTAGAAATGAGTTTTTTCATATACCGCTCCATTGAGAAAGTATATAATTATAAAACAATTATGTATTCTTGTAAACTAAAATATTTGCGGAATTAAAGATATATTATTTGACAATAACCGAATTTAAAATTACAATAAGCCGACTATTTGTTTTTCAAAACCGTTCCGTTTGTGCGCGTCTTGATACAGCATCTTTGCGCCGGTCTTTGAATGGAAATTTGGGGGCAGTTTTTAAAATTGAAAGTTTACTACTTCTATTCATAGTATGGAGGATGAAATGGCGAGAGTCCTAATCATTGAGGAAGATAAGAACTCCGCGATGGCGATCAAGGACAGTCTGGAATTCGAAGGATTTGAGGCTATCATATCCCTGACCGGAAAAGACGGATTAACCCGTTCCCTGAACGAAACCTACGATCTGATCCTGATGGAGATTCTGCTGCCTGAAATCGACGGGTATGAGGTGATTCGAGAACTGCGGAAGGTAAAGAAGGATATCCCGGTGATTGTCCTATCCGCGAAGAACAACGATGAGGACAAAGTGTTCGCGCTGAATCTCGGCGCGGACGATTATGTCACCAAGCCGTTTTCCATGATGGAACTGATCGCGCGTATCCGTGCCCAGCTCAGAAGGGTCAACCTTCTCAGGGGTTCCGCGGTGTCGCACGTCGGCCCGTATCCCGGATACGAACCGGTTACCATTAAAATCGGCAACTCATTGGTCTATCTGGATAAGATGGTCAGCAAGCTGAACGACGACGAATTCCCGCTGACCCCTAAGGAACTGGGAATCATTCGCCTGCTCTACAAGAACCGAGGGAAGGTAGTGGGGCGCGATATGATGATGAAGGAAATCTGGGGCGAAGAGGTCTATGTCACCGAACGGGTCATCGATACCAACGTCGTATCCATCCGCAAGAAGATCGGCGATACAGGAAGGCGCGCGAAGTATATTAAAACGGTTTTCGGCGTGGGTTATAAACTGATCGAAGGTTAATCATTTTATTTCATCGAGAGCATGGCTGAGGCGGCGAATATCGTACACGCTATGCTCTACGCTCATAAATCCCGTGTCTCCATCGAGGAAGACCCCGTAGGATAATAAGCCGGATTGCGGGTACTCCCGTTTCAGGCGGAATACTCCGTTCCTTTGAGCCGATACCAGTCTGTCCGGTACTTTGTACCATTGATACTTCCATATCTCATGCCGCAGATAGTACTTCAGCGTTTCATTCATGGCGACCGCGAGATAGAGCGGTATCCACTCGCTTTCCGGGGCGAAATTCCCGCCCGAAAGTACCGCCGCGCATGGCATCCCGTTAGCGGGAATATCCGCGCAGAGTATCATATCGGCGGAGCCGAGCGAGGCGGAAAAGCCCTTACTCATGCGGAACGCCGTGCGGTCCTCGACCGCGATTTTCACATTCGAGGTATACCCGTCGGGACTAAAATTATCTATCCCGCCGCCGAAATCGACGGGCTCGTAAAACAGCGCATCGTAACTTTTTCCCTTCTCCGCAAGTTCTATATTATCGACAGGTAATCCGCGCATCCGTCCCAGAAGGTACGGGGCGGCGACACCCACTGATTTGGGAGATAATACCCTGAATATCGCGGCGAGTGCGGGTAGTATCCCCGTATAGAACGCGATTCGCTCGAAGTCGGCGAATTCATGGAATGTGCGGATCAGGCGGGGGTGAAATTTGTTCGGGAGGCCGGGCGACGTCCCGACGGAAATCCCGTTCTTGATGAAGCGGGTAATCGTGCGATGATTATGCCCGAGCGGGATAGCGCCGAAGCCCATCTGGAAATCGATATATTTATTACCGTCGAGATCGTATAAATACGCGCCCTTCTGCTTATTGAGTACGAACGGGTATTGCGGGGTAAGGCCGGACTGTGAAAGTTTCGAGCATGCGGCGGCGGAGATAGGGGAATGATAAGCGGAAGGTTCTGGGAAATCGGACACGGATGCCTCCGTAAAATAGCGGTTAAAAAAAGCGCCGCGCAGGATTGCGCGACGCCGTATTTTTTCTGATCAACCTATCTTGCGTATTCGACCACACGGGTCTCGCGGATCACGGTGACTTTTATCTGTCCCGGGTACTTCATCGTACTCTCGATCTTTTTCGCGATATCCCGCGCGACAATCAGCGCGGTCTCGTCGTTAATCTGTTCGCTGTTCACGAAAATGCGTATCTCGCGGCCGGCCTGGATGGCGTAAGCCTTGTCCACACCGCCGATGGATGTCGCGATACTCTCCAATGTGTGAAGACGTTTGATGTAGTCCTCAAACGATTCGCGGCGCGCGCCGGGCCGTGACGCGGAAATAGCGTCGGCGGCGACGATCAGCGAGGCCTCGATAAACTTAGGCTCGGTCTCCCCGTGGTGCGCGGCAATCGCGTTAATCACACCCTCTTCGAGACCGTACTTGCGCAAGACCTCGGCGCCGACCAGAGCATGACTGCCCTCGCCGTTCGACTTGATGGACTTGCCGATATCGTGCAGGAGTCCCGCGATCTTCGCGTTATCGACATTACTGCCGATCTCGCCCGCGAGCATTCCGGCGATATTGGCGACTTCGATGGAATGATTGTAGATATTCTGCCCGTAGCTTGTGCGGAATCTCAAACGCCCGATATAGGGGTAAAGATCGCGCGGCAGGGTGACCTTGAGGTCGATACAAGCCTGTTTACCAAGCTCGACAATCTCCTGATTGATCTCCTGTTCTACTTTCTGAATCACTTCCTCGATGCGTCCCGGGTGGATACGTCCGTCCACAATCAGGCGCTCGAGAGCGATCTTAGCGACTTCACGCCGATACGGATCGAACGATGAAATCACCACGACTTCGGGAGTATCGTCGATAATCAGGTCGATGCCCGCTATCGATTCAAAAGCCCGAATGTTTCTTCCTTCTCTTCCTATGATGCGGCCCTTCATTTCGTCGTTGGGCAGTTGCACAGTGGTAATGGTCTTTTCGGCAGTTACTTCAGCCGCGTTTCTTTCGATCGCGGCAACAATGACTTCTCTGGCTTTGCTGTCGGCCTCGTCACGGGCGTCTTCTTCGATCTGCTTGATGAGCTTAATCGAATCCCGTTTGGCCTCTTCAACCATTTCTGTTAACAGCTGTTGTTTCGCCTCTTCAGCGGTCATCTGCGCTACCTTTTCCAGTTCACGGAGATGCCGTTCGTATGCTTTCTGGAGTTCCTGTGACTTTTTCTGGAACTCTTGCTGCAGTAAAGCAAAATCTTTTTCTTTCTTTTCGAGGCCTTCGTACTTCTTATCCAGAGAATCTTCTTTTTGGATCAGGCGTCGCTGTAATTGCTGGAGTTCCGTATTCCGTTCGTTGAACTCCCGTTCCAATTGCTTCCGTTCCTGTATGATGTTATCCTTAGCTTCGAATAACATCTCCTTTTTCTTAGCTTCAGCCTCTTTCTCAGCCTCAGCCAACACCTCTTTAAACTTTTCTTCTGCCGAATGCAACCGGAATTTCGCGTAAAATACCCGGATCACGTAACCGATTACCAAACCAATTACTAGAAGAGAAGGGTATAAAGCAATCTCCAATGGTGTCATAATGTTCCCCTTCAAAATTTTTAAAAGCTATACACCCTTAATTTTAAGGTAAAACAGGATATAGTCAAGTAATTGGGGGA contains the following coding sequences:
- a CDS encoding aminotransferase class III-fold pyridoxal phosphate-dependent enzyme: MSDFPEPSAYHSPISAAACSKLSQSGLTPQYPFVLNKQKGAYLYDLDGNKYIDFQMGFGAIPLGHNHRTITRFIKNGISVGTSPGLPNKFHPRLIRTFHEFADFERIAFYTGILPALAAIFRVLSPKSVGVAAPYLLGRMRGLPVDNIELAEKGKSYDALFYEPVDFGGGIDNFSPDGYTSNVKIAVEDRTAFRMSKGFSASLGSADMILCADIPANGMPCAAVLSGGNFAPESEWIPLYLAVAMNETLKYYLRHEIWKYQWYKVPDRLVSAQRNGVFRLKREYPQSGLLSYGVFLDGDTGFMSVEHSVYDIRRLSHALDEIK
- a CDS encoding methylated-DNA--[protein]-cysteine S-methyltransferase, encoding MHLIKIANPDIGIIVSIDDGRITRIETGAGGFPDEYGPAVETVYRQFRDYLDRKNFAFDLVYDERGLTGFQKTVYRELEKIPAGQTVTYSGLAERIGGKNRARAVARALAANPFPVAVPCHRVVGIRGLGGYSGGFETVRDPVRGLVYKVRLLRHEGVELPGFSAYAR
- a CDS encoding CPBP family intramembrane metalloprotease; amino-acid sequence: MKKLISKLSFIKPYLTKELLYLTIAVLAIIIYKFLSFDENAHSFLLKNIFGVTPMSPGESDYWRYMMWFISSFAYLFLIPFIGGLIIEGKNVFKKFGLTFNKPKIGIPLLLGAFVLMAVVITIAVKLFPDFKQYYPFAKYAATNIRVFVIFELAYFSYFIGWEFFYHSFMVFPYEEKFGRPGAILIGLLPFVLMHYGKPLPEVIGSFVAGIFLSILSLETRTFWYAMLLHGMVAIFMDIAVVYL
- a CDS encoding response regulator transcription factor, which codes for MARVLIIEEDKNSAMAIKDSLEFEGFEAIISLTGKDGLTRSLNETYDLILMEILLPEIDGYEVIRELRKVKKDIPVIVLSAKNNDEDKVFALNLGADDYVTKPFSMMELIARIRAQLRRVNLLRGSAVSHVGPYPGYEPVTIKIGNSLVYLDKMVSKLNDDEFPLTPKELGIIRLLYKNRGKVVGRDMMMKEIWGEEVYVTERVIDTNVVSIRKKIGDTGRRAKYIKTVFGVGYKLIEG
- a CDS encoding TIGR01212 family radical SAM protein (This family includes YhcC from E. coli K-12, an uncharacterized radical SAM protein.), which translates into the protein MSGELYTGLNQFLQDRYGERVYRVSVDAGFTCPNRDGTKGSGGCVYCNESGSRAGYAVPEIPVAEQLRRGKEIIARMYGARKFIAYFQPYTNTYGVPLETLEHLYRSALSEPDIAGIAIGTRPDAVSPAIIDLLADIARERLVILEYGAQSMRDDVLERINRRHTVADTEAAFGISRGKGIHLAAHLIFGLPGETAADMLAGAMRLVELGADGFKFHHLYIEKNTRAELMYTAGEMAVQSRDEYVEILCAVIGRLPERIVLHRLFGQCAPETLAAPEWTLDKNGNLDTLRKVLRERGIRQGINA
- the rny gene encoding ribonuclease Y — its product is MTPLEIALYPSLLVIGLVIGYVIRVFYAKFRLHSAEEKFKEVLAEAEKEAEAKKKEMLFEAKDNIIQERKQLEREFNERNTELQQLQRRLIQKEDSLDKKYEGLEKKEKDFALLQQEFQKKSQELQKAYERHLRELEKVAQMTAEEAKQQLLTEMVEEAKRDSIKLIKQIEEDARDEADSKAREVIVAAIERNAAEVTAEKTITTVQLPNDEMKGRIIGREGRNIRAFESIAGIDLIIDDTPEVVVISSFDPYRREVAKIALERLIVDGRIHPGRIEEVIQKVEQEINQEIVELGKQACIDLKVTLPRDLYPYIGRLRFRTSYGQNIYNHSIEVANIAGMLAGEIGSNVDNAKIAGLLHDIGKSIKSNGEGSHALVGAEVLRKYGLEEGVINAIAAHHGETEPKFIEASLIVAADAISASRPGARRESFEDYIKRLHTLESIATSIGGVDKAYAIQAGREIRIFVNSEQINDETALIVARDIAKKIESTMKYPGQIKVTVIRETRVVEYAR